ACCATTCCAACTGCGCCATTCAAACGTGAAGGTGAGGTGCAAAAATATGTGCCTGATCTCATCAAGTCATCGACGACACGTGTGAGTCTTGATCCTCAATTTAAATATTTAGAATCACGTACTTCATTGATGAAAAAAGCGGAAGATAAAAAGCGTGCGGTCTTGGATTTAACTCAGCGTAAAGCTGAATTATTGGAGATTGAACGTAAAACACTTGAAGCTGAAAACTTACGCCGAGCAGCAACAGGTTTAAAACCTTATGCGAATTGGGAAAGTTATCAGGCGGCTATGGATGCATTGATTGAATCTCGAGCGAAAATGAAAGCAAAAGATCGCCCAGCGTTGCCTGAAGATGAAGCCTTTGTTAAAGAGGCAGCAAATGTGCTTTTAGATTATTCAATTCTGAAAACTAACTCAAAATAATCATAGAATTAATTTGAATGATTCAAAAATCAGTCTGTTTATACAGGCTGATTTTTTTTATTTGTTTTATAACCGTAAATAAAAGTTTAATTGCATCTGTTTAAAGTGTTAGCTGTGTTATGTAAGCCTTGAAAGCTGTGATGTATATCTAATTATTGGGCAGATTTGACAAGTATTAAGATTTGCTAAAATTGAAAAGAATCATAATATATAAGTCATATTTTTATTATTTGTGCGCTGTGTTCTTGAAGAGAACTTAATCTATTCATTATCGGTAAAACTTGATTAAAAAGTTATCTGCTTTTTTGCAGATAAGATCTAAGAAAAAGGTAAGGGTGATGTAGAAGATTATGATCTTGACAGTATTTTAAAACAGTATTGTCCCAAAGCAGCTGGGTCTTTTTTATCGTATAAAAAGGCCTCTACGGAACATATTTATGATTCATATCCATTATGATTTCAGTCTAGTTATAGGTTCAATCGTTGTTGCTTTAGTGACCTGCTTTTTTGCAGTTTCTATTGAACAAATGTTGTTCCGAGGCAACCGACCGAAGTATGAAAAACTCATCTTGGTTGCAAGCGGCATCATTCTAGGCTTGTCTATTTGGTGTATGCACTTTGTAGGGATGACTGCCAGTCATATTCCTACAGAATATCATTTTGACGTTGGTCTTACCTTTACTTCCTATATCATTGCTTTTATTGCATCTACATTTGCTGTTTGGCTTACCACACGACCAACACTGCCATTTGCTCGACTTGTACTCGGTGCTGTACTGATGGGACTTGGAATCTCAGGTATGCACTATACGGGCATGATGGGGATGGTCTTAAAGTCACATTCGGTAAGCTATGACCCAGTGATGACCATTTGTTCGGTATTAATCGCAATTAGTGGAGCTGGTTTAACGTTTTGGATGTCCTTTAAAAATAGGAACATCACGCGCCACAATTTCTGGATTAAAGCGGCAATTGCCTTAATGCTCACCATGACCATTGCGGGTATGCATTATACCGGTATGGCAGGCATGACCTTCCACGCGGTCGATGAAAGCCAAATGGCCCATGGCAATATTTCAAATGATTTATTGTTTGCCATTATTTTCGTAAGTTGTTTGATTCTCGTGGCTGCATTTAGTGTTGCTGTGCTTGAACAACGTCTTGAACATCGTAATCGTCAATTGTCTAAAGCCAATAAAGAACTGGCAAACTTAGCGGTACAAGATAACTTAACCAAATTGCCAAATCGCATGTTCCTCACGGAATATGCACATTTCTTATTTGCTGATCATCGTTATAATCAAGACAAAATTGCATTCTTATATATTGATTTAGACCGCTTTAAAGCAGTCAATGACGTCTTTGGTCACCATGTGGGTGATCAACTTTTAATTCAACTGGCAAACCGTATTCATGGTTTACTCGATGACTATTCAAAACTGCTTCGTATTGGTGGTGATGAATTTTTAATGGTCTTAGAAAAAGCCACTGTTGAAAAGGCATCCGATATTGCTGAACATATTTTAGATTTGATTCAAGACAGCTTTCTTATTGCAGGCAAAGCCATCAATATTTCAGGAAGTATTGGGATTGCGATGTATCCTGAACATGGTAACAATGTTCAAGACTTGATGATCAATGCAGATGCTGCAATGCTGACCTCGAAACACCAAGGTCGAAATACCTACTCGGTCTTTAATTTCACTGAGGATCAGCATGAGTCTAAGAGCCAGACCAAACTGATTAATGATCTTTATAAAGCGGTCGAAGAGCAGCAATTTGTACTCTATTATCAACCTAAATTTACTACATCAGATCGACAAATTTGTGGGGTTGAAGCGCTGATTCGTTGGCGTCATCCTGTGATGGGCTTACTTGCGCCGAATATGTTTATTCGAGGTGCAGAGAAAACAGGCCTGATAATTCAGATGGGGTATTGGGCACTTGAACAAGCGTGCAAACAAATTCAAATTTGGGAACGTGAAGGCGATGGTCCATTCCCAATTGCTGTGAATTTATCTGCAGTCCAATTTGAACATAAACATCTGTTTAAAATTTTAGAAGACTTATTTGATAAATATAAAATTCATCCACATCACTTGATGATTGAGATTACTGAATCAACGGCTATGCATCACATTGAATCGAGTGTACGTAACTTAGAACGCTTACGTGATATGGGGATTCAGCTTGCGATTGATGATTTTGGTACGGGGCATTCAAGTTTCCTTTATTTGAAAAATCTCCCTGTTGATGAACTCAAAATTGATAAAGAGTTTATTGAAGATCTAACTTCTGGCTCGAAAGAAGAAATGATTCTGGAAAGTATTATTCACTTGGCAATCAATTTAGGCCTTAAAGTGACAGCAGAAGGCGTTGAAACCCAGTTACAGGCAGATATTTTGACACGACTAGGTTGTCAGCAATTACAAGGTTATTTATTGGGGCGTCCAATGGATATTGAGCAACTTGAATCGCAAATTTTTGTCTCTTAAGTAGCAAAAGCTCGATCAAAAAGCACAGTTTATACTGTGCTTTTTTATTCTAAATTCATGAGTAATTCAGTCATACAGATGCAGCTTAAAAGGCATTCTTGCTGAATGATCTATACATAAACGGTACCAGATTTCTGCTACAATATCGCCAATTTTTCATATTGATCAATTTGATCTTTTGCGCTGTGGTATCTGCAGTAGGTATTTTCCATGAGTTTTAAACAAGAGTTAGCGGCGCAGGTCGCTCAGCGACGCACATTCGCGATTATTTCCCACCCCGATGCGGGTAAAACGACCATGACAGAGAAATTGCTGTTATGGGGTCAAGCTATTCAGGTTGCGGGTATGGTAAAAAGCCGTAAATCTGATCGTGCTGCGACATCGGACTGGATGGAAATGGAAAAAGAACGTGGGATTTCGATTACCACGTCTGTGATGCAGTTCCCGTTCAAAGACAAGATGATCAACTTACTCGATACCCCGGGGCATGAAGACTTCTCTGAAGATACTTATCGTACTTTGACTGCGGTTGACTCAGCACTTATGGTGATTGATGGTGCAAAAGGTGTCGAAGAACGTACCATTAAATTGATGGAAGTGTGTCGTATGCGCGATACACCCATCATTTCTTTCGTCAACAAAATGGACCGTGAAATCCGTGAGCCTTTAGAGCTTTTGGATGAAATTGAAAACGTTTTAAAAATTAAATGTGTTCCTATTACATGGCCGCTCGGTACAGGTCGTGACTTTGCGGGTGTATATAACTTACTCGAAGAAAAATTCTACGTCTATAAAGCAGGTTTTGGTTCAGTCATCACTGATATTGAAGTACGTGATGGTTATGACCATGCAGACCTTCGTGAAAAGGTAGGTGATTTGGCTTGGGCTGCCTTTGAAGAATCTCTTGAATTGGTACAAATGGCAAATGAGCCATTAGATCCTGCTGAATTCCTTGCGGGTCGTCAAACACCAGTGCTGTTTGGTACGGCTTTGGGTAACTTTGGTGTCGATCATGTTCTAGATGCATTTAGCCAATATGCACCTGCACCTAAAGCACATCCGACACATGACCGTAAGGTTGAATCGACAGAAGAAGGCTTTACTGGCTTCGTATTTAAAATTCAAGCCAATATGGATCCGAAACACCGTGACCGTATTGCGTTCATGCGAATCTGTTCAGGTAAGTACGAAAAAGGTTTGAAAATGAAACATGTACGTCTAGGTAAAGACGTGCGTATTTCAGATGCTTTGACTTTCTTGGCAGGTGACCGTCAACACCTTGAAGAAGCATGGCCAGGTGACATTATCGGTTTGCATAACCACGGTACGATTCAAATTGGTGATACGTTTACTTCAGGTGAAGATCTCCACTTCACGGGTATTCCACACTTTGCGCCAGAAATGTTCCGCCGTGTGCGTCTGAAAGATCCACTAAAATCTAAACAGTTGCAAAAAGGTCTGAAAGAACTTTCAGAAGAAGGAGCAACTCAGGTATTCATGCCACAACACAATAATGATTTGATTGTGGGTGCTGTTGGTGTGCTTCAGTTTGAAGTCGTTGCGTACCGTTTGAAAGAAGAATACAAAGTTGACTGTGTGTACGAGCCAGTGAACATCAATACCGTACGTTGGGTGTCATGTGATGACGAGAAGAAATTCAATGAATTTAAGAAAAAAGCGCATGATCAGTTGTCTGTCGATGGTGGTGGTCATTTGACTTATCTTGCACCAAGCCGTGTCAATTTACAGCTTATGCAAGAACGTTACCCTGATATTGTATTCCGTAATACACGTGAACATTAATTCTTGAGTTTTCAATCAAACAGCTTCTTCGGAAGCTGTTTTGTTTTATGCTACATTCAGATTGGATTTTAAAAGTAACGGCTATCATGAAAAAATATTATAGGGATATTTGGGTTTATTCAGTTTTAAGTCTTAGCCTAGGACTTATTGCCTGTGATTCGAACAAAAATGATGTGAAAGATCAGCCACAACCTCAACAAAAACAAGAAACGCCAAAAATCGCTGAAGCTGAAAAAGCCGATGTCTTACCGTATTTAAATATTCAAGAGCAGCCTGCAAAAATAGCTTTACCATTTTGCGAACGTAAAAATTGTATTGATGTCGATATTCAAACATTAGCTACAGTTGACCCATGGATCAATCAGTGGATTGCCAAGCATCAGTCGAAAGTGATTCAAGATCAGATTGATATGAAGCAAGATTTAACCCTGCAACAAGCAGTAAATGCCTATGTAAAAAAGTCTGATCAATGGCAAGAACAATTATTGAAGTTAAATAAAGCCTATCAACTTGAACTGTATACCCGCATTCCGTATCAACGAAATGACTATGTATTGATGCAAATTGGGATCAACTCAGATCAAGAAGGGGTCAAAGTCAAAGACCGCTATTATTTCTTTGTATCAGATCGCCGTCAGCAAAAAACGTTAAGCTTGCTGGATGTGATTCAACCGAAACAGCAGAGCAAAATGGATGAGATAGTGCAGCAAGCTTATCAAAAGTGGTTGAAGGATAGTGATGCTGCAGTGAGCTTAAAAGCACCAAAGAAAATCCATTGGGGACAAGCAGATTGGTTTTTTGATCAGCAAGGGATTGGTGTGCATTATCATGGCGATAAGATCGTTGCAAATGCCAAACAATTGGATATTTTCTTAAGTAAAGAACAAACACAACAGGTGTTGAAAGCTGAAATTTATCAGCATATGTTTTAAGTCTTGAGACACAAATGATTTTGTCAGACATGACAACAAGAAGGTTAATGAATGCAACATTATAAAAAACTATTTGGTTTATCCGTATTGGCATCAGCTTTAATGCTGAGTGCTTGCCAGCCGAAAAAAACTGAACCCGAGCAATCAGCTGCATCTGAAGTACAAGCAGAAGTCGAACAGTTGAAACTGACTGGTAATAATCAAAAGTTAAAATTGGTTTTAACCGATTGTGATGGGAAAAATTGTCCAGAGATTAATATTGAGCGTTTAAACAGTAATCAAGCGTTTATTGATCAATTCATAGATGAAAAGATTGTCTTGATTATGCAGACCATTTTATCTCCTGATGCGCTTGCGCAAGTTCAAGTGGAGAAAAAGTCTGATCAGGAAGCGAGTAGCGCTTCTGAGGCAACTCTTGCTGCCGTAGAAACACCAAAACAAAAATTAGAACAACAAGTTCAGCCCTATATCGAAAGTTTACTGAAATTAGATCAGGAGCTTAAACAACTCAGTGCCAATCATAGTATTAGTGTGATGATTAGCCCAAAAATCCTAAATGCAGATCAACCGCTGGCAACCGTTGTTATGAATAGTAGTCAGTATTTGGGTGGGGCACATGGCTCTTCAGCACAAAGCTATTACAATTTTGATTTAGAAACTAAAAAACTGGTTCAGTTGGATGATATTTTGGCTGCAAAACAGAAAGCTAATTTACAAGCCAAAGCGTATGAAGCATTTAAAAATTGGGTCATTGACTCAAAGCTTGCAACGGATGTAGCTGAATATGAACAAGCATGGAAATTCAGCCTAACGGATAATTTTTATCTTTCCAAACAAGGTTTAGTCTTACAATATGCTGAATATGAAATTGGTCCTTATGTTGTAGGCTTACCACGTTTGGTGATTCCTTATGATCAGCTTCAAGGAATATTAAAACCGCAATATTTGCCACAAGAAGCTCAAGCTGCATCTGAAACCAAGCCAGCATCTACAAAATAATGTCGATCAAACTGTTTGATACTCATACTCATTTTGATGTTCCCGATTTTGATCACGATCGGGAACAACTCGCATTTGCTGCCAAGCAAGTTGGCGTGGAGGCTTTGGTACTGATTGGTTTTCTAGAGAGCCGCTTTAAAGATTTGCTCAAGACACATGAATTTTTAAATCAGTTGAATGAGGCGCCACGAAGTTTTTTAGCTCCAGGCTTGCATCCATTTTATATTGAGCAACATCAAACCTCACATTTGGATACGTTGGAAACATTTCTACAAAGTTATCCTTGTATTGCCATTGGTGAAATCGGTTTAGACACCTTTTTAAAGCAGCATAAACAACCTGAATTATTACAAAAACAAAAAGACTTCTTTGCGGCTCAAATAGAGATGGCAAAGCAATTTGATAAACCCATTTTGCTGCATATTCGTAAGTCGCATGCCGATGTACTGAAAATGCTCAAAGCACATAAATTTGAAAATGGCGGTATCGCACATGCATTTGGTGGAGGTGTAGAAGAAGCCAAAGCCTTTATTAAACTGGGTTTTAAAATTGGGATTACAGGTCAAATCACCAATCCGAATGCGCGGAAGCTTCATCAAGTGGTGGAAGCGGTCGGCGCTGAACATTTGGTGATTGAGACTGATTGTCCAGATATGACACCACTTTGTTGTCAATCATCAACAGAACATCGGACGCGTAATACGCCTGTGAATTTGCCCTATGTTTTAGATGCATTAGCAGTGCAATTAAAGTGTGATAGAGCACTTCTAGCCGAGCGGCTATGGACAAATACATTGGATGCTCTAAGGCTGCAAGAATTCAGACGCTAACTGGTGTTCTACTATGTGCGTGTCCATTCATCAAGCCCGAAAAAAAGATGCATTATGCAATTTCTAAAATGCGCTAGACTTGGCATCATGCACATATACTATTTTAAGTGAGATTCACATGGCACAAGGACTTTTGGCGGGTAAGCGCTTTTTAATCGCGGGTATTGCAAGTAAATTGTCGATTGCTTTCGGTATTGCTCAAGCTTTACATCGTGAAGGTGCAGAACTGGCTTTTACTTATCCAAATGAGAAACTAAAAAAACGTGTTGATGATTTTGCAGCACAATTTGGTTCTGAACTCGTGTTTCCATGTGACGTTGCTGTTGATGCAGAAATTGAACAAGCCTTTACTGAACTAGCTCAGCATTGGGATGGTTTGGATGGTGTTGTGCATTCAATTGGTTTTGCACCTGCACATACCCTAGATGGTGATTTCACCGCTGTGACTGATCGTGAAGGTTTTAAAATTGCCCATGACATCAGTGCTTATAGTTTTATTGCAATGGCACGTGCGGCAAAACCATTATTGGCGGTACGCCAAGGCTGTTTACTGACGTTGACTTATCAAGGTTCAGAACGTGTTATGCCGAACTACAACGTGATGGGTTTGGCTAAAGCATCATTGGAAGCGGGTGTCCGTTACTTAGCATCGAGTTTGGGTGCTGAAGGTATTCGCGTAAATGCAATCTCAGCGGGTCCAATTCGCACGTTGGCGGCATCAGGTATTAAATCATTCCGTAAAATGCTCGACCTTAATGAAAAAGTTGCACCACTTAAACGTAATGTAACGATTGAAGATGTGGGTAATGCAGCATTATTCCTATGCTCACCTTGGGCAAATGGCATTACAGGTGAAATTCTATATGTTGATGCCGGTTATAACACTGTCGGCATGAGCGCTGAATTGATGTTGGATGCTGAGTAAGAAAAAAGCTCCCTCCTTTGGTAAAGGAGGGCTGGGGAGGATTAGTTTAAATCCCTCCTAACCTCCCTTTCACAAAGGGAGGAACTTATGGCATATAAAAAAAGACCGCAATAGCGGTCTTTTTTTATAAGAACATCAAAGCGATTAAGCTTGACCTTCCGCTGCAGCCGCTTGTGCACGTTGCATGTTTGCTTCAAATTCAGCATCAAAGTTGATTGGAGTAAGAAGCAATTGTGGGAAGCTACCTTTAGTGACCATGTCATTCACCGCTTCACGAAGGAATGGGAACAAAATGTTCGGGCAGTATGCACCAAGGATGTAAGGAAGACGTTCTTCTTCAACGCCATCAATCAGGAAGATACCTGCTTGAGTCACGTCTACGATAAACGCTGTATCACCTTCATTGCTCGCTTGAACAACAACTTTTAAAGCCACTTCAAAATGAGAATCATCAATTTTTTCTGCAGAAGAAGAAAGGTTGATGTTTAACTCAGGTTGCCATTGCTTAGTAAAAACTTGCGCCCCAGGTACTTCAAACGAAATATCTTTAGTATAAATACGCTCTAATGCCAATTGTGGCTGAGCTTGTTGTTCTTCACTCATTCTTTATTCCTTAATATGAGGTGATCAATAAAAAATTATGCCAACAATTGGTCAAGTTTGCCTTCACGCTCTAAAGCATAAAGTTGGTCAAAACCACCAATAAATTGATCATTAATAAAAATTTGTGGCACTGTACGATGATTTGTACGTTGCATTAAATCTAAACGAACTTGTGGGTCTTCGTTCGATAGGTTTACTTCTGTATAAGCCACACCTTTACGCTCGAGGAGCTGTTTTGCACGGATGCAGTAAGGGCATACAGTTGTTGAGTAAATCTTCACTTCAGCCATGTTCAATCTCCAGTCGCTGATTATTTGCTTTTTACCAAAGGTAAACCTTGAGCCTTCCAGTTACTGATCCCACCATCAAGGCGGTATGCATCGGCATGACCAACTTGTTGTAATGCAGAACCTGCAACTTGACCAAGATTGCAAATGAACACCAATGGGCGGTCAGATGCTTTAAGTTCGTCGACATGCTTAGCAATTTGGCTATATGGAATGTTACGGCTACCGCTTACATGACCTTCGCGGAAATCTTTCGCATCACGAAGGTCAATCAACATCGCATTTTTAGCTTTCACTAAAATACCCAGTGATTGCGGAGAAATTTTACGACCGTTACGTTGACCTTCGATTAAGAAGAATAAAACCACGAGTACCGCAAGTGCGCCAAACAAGAAGGGATGATTCCCCATAAACTCGAACCAACGTTCCACAATTCACCTAATTACAATTTTAAAATTTCCAAGAGTATAGCTCATAAATATGGTGATCAAAATCACTGCTTCAAGGGCTAGGGTTTAAGAAAATTAAATTTTTTGCTGTGCTTCAGTAATTTCATCAATTAAACGTAAATAACTGTCCAAACGACGCTGTAAAATTTCACCATTTTGTGCAGCTAAACGTAGTGCACATTGTTTTTCATGTTTATGTGTACAGTTACGGAATTGGCAGTGTCCCAAAAGATTTTCAATTTCAGGGAAACCAGTTTGTACTTTATCTAAGGTTAAATGCCATAAACCAAATTCACGAATTCCGGGTGAGTCAATCAGCGCTGCATCTTCACCAAAGCCAATTAATCGAGTAGATGTCGTGGTGTGCTGACCCAGTGCAGAGTTTTCAGAAATTACATTGGTTTTCTGAGCTGCATTTGGAACAATCGCATTAATCAAGGTGCTTTTACCTACACCAGATTGACCAACGAAGGCTACGGTTTCATGTTCTAAGCGTTCTGACAAAGCACTTAAATCACCATTGGATTGAGTTTGAATCACTTCGTAGCCCAAATCACGATATTCTTGTAATAAATCAAGAATTGGATCATTTTCTTTGAGTAAGTCAGATTTATTGAGCACTAATAAAGCAGGGATATCGGCATCTGCACATGCCACCAAATAACGGTCAATGAGACCAGGCGCAGGTTCAGGTAAGGGTGCAAATACAATCACAATTAAAGAGACATTAGCTGCCACAGGTTTGACTTTATGATAGCGGTCAGGACGTGTCAGTAAGGATTTACGTGGATGAATGGCGGTAATAATACCAAGTCCAGTATTTGGATCGGCTTGCCATTTCACACGGTCACCTGTGACCAAAAGATCTAAATTGGTCCGGGTATGACAGCGCCAAACACTGCCAAGTTCAATCGGTTTCCAAAAAGGCTCAGGTTCACCTTCAGTCACAACAGGTTTTTCAGGATGAATTTCTGGCGTGGAAAGCGTTTGCACTTCAAGCTGACGACCATAATGTTGAACGACCAAACCTTCTAAATCTTGCGAGGTGTCGATCACTTCTTGACGTGTTTTTTGCTGTTTCTGAATACGACGTTGTTGTTGTTCAGTTAAACGACGTTTACGTATTAAAGCCATTCAAATCCTAAAAAACCATGGGAGCTAGATGGCAAAAATAGCATGAAGCAGGGGGGAATTACAGCATCACATCAATTAATTTGCTACTATAAATGTTTTACAGCCTAATAAGATTGCACATTTATGAGCAGCACACCTGATACCCGCCTAATTTGGATTGACCTTGAAATGACAGGTCTAGATACAGATAACGACCAAATTATTGAAGTTGCAACGATTGTGACGGACGATAACTTGAATATTCTGGCGGAAGGTCCTGTGCTTGCAGTTCATCAATCTGATCGCGTACTTAATGCGATGGACGAATGGAATACGCGTCAACATGGTCAGTCGGGTCTGATTGAACGTGTTCGTCGTAGTAAATTGACTGCGCGTGATGCAGAACTACAAACACTTGAATTTTTGAAGAAATGGGTTAATCCAAAAGCATCACCGATGTGTGGTAACTCGATTTGCCAAGACCGTCGTTTCTTGCACCGTTTAATGCCTGAAATGGAACAATTCTTCCATTACCGTAACTTGGATGTGTCATCGATTAAAGAACTTGCGAAACGCTGGCGTCCAGAAATCATGAGCGGTTTAAAGAAAAATGCATCACACTTAGCGATGGATGATATCCGTGATTCGATTGCTGAATTGAAATATTACCGTGAATATTTCTTTATTATGAATCAGGACTAAGTTCTGAATTTTAAAAGAGAGGCTTAACGCCTCTTTTTTATTGTGTGGAACTTTTAAATGCCCATTTTCAAACCGTTATTTTAGATCTGCTTTTAGCAAGGCAAAAACCGCATGAGTTTGTTAAAATAGCGCCTTGTTTAATGATACCTACACTTGTTATGACCGAACTTCTTCAAGATGATGAATATGACCGCCGTTTTGCTGGTGTTGCCAAAATTTATGGTGAAGACAGTTTTAGTCATTATGAAAAAAGCCATGTCATGGTCATCGGTATTGGCGGTGTAGGGTCATGGGCGGTTGAAGCACTGGCACGTACCGGTGTTGGTGAGCTGACTATGGTGGATATGGATGTCGTTGCGGCATCGAATATCAATCGTCAATTACCCGCAATGTCTACGACTTTAGGACATGAAAAAATTGAAGTTATGGCAGAGCGATGCCGTGCCATCAATCCACGTATTAAAATTAATTTGATTGATGACTATCTGACACCTGAAAATGTTAAAGAGGTATTGGCGGGCAATCCTGATATTATTTTAGATTGCATTGATGATGTAAAAGCCAAATTTGCGTTGATGTTACATTGCCGGTTTAACAAGATCCCATTGATTGTGTCTGGTGGTGCTGGCGGTAAGTTAGATCCATTAAAAATCCGAGTTGCAGATTTATCAAGAACTGAACAAGACCCTATGCTTGCTAAATTGCGTGCACAGCTGCGTAGTAAAGGTATTTGCAAAAAGCCAAAAGAGAAATTTGGGATTACATGTGTATATTCAATTGATAATCCGTTCTCGAGTGCAGATGTATGCCCAAGTGCAGGATTGCGTTGTGGCGGCTATGGGTCGGCCGTGGTAGTGACCTCAAGTTTTGCGATGGTTGCCGTTTCAGAAGTGTTAAAGAAACTCGATGCCAAACGGGCCAAAGTCTAACTTACAAAATTAAAAGCACATTCTATGTGCTTTTTTTTATCGACAGTTTAAAATGAAAATTAATATTCATATAACAAAAACAAGGTTTTGGAGCAGCTATGTGGTTTTTATTGGTGCTAATTTTGGGGATAGCAGCCTTGGCCATTTGGATGTGGAAGCGTCCAGATCCTGTGCAACGAGATCAAGCCAAAGCGGTTCAACATGATTTATGGATTGAGCAAATAGATGCGCAGTACAAGCATGCTTTACGTTTGATTAATGATCCTGCACAGCCCAATTTCTCCCGTGCATTTGAAATATTGGAGCAGCTTGCTCAGCAACATGATCTTCCTCAAGCCTATACTCAAATGGGATTAATGCATCTTAAAGGTCAGGGACGTGAAGTCAGTGTTGAAAGTGCCATTGGGCTACTCGACAAAGCTTTTCGTTTAGGCGGAGAGGATGCTGCATTTCACCTTGGGAAAATTTATGAATCTGAGCAATATCAGCACCACAACATTGAAAAAGCCTTATATTGGTATCGACATGCCGTCGCTCGTGGCAATGTTGAGGCACAGCTCAAAATTACCGAACTGACCCCTAATGATGATAAAAATGTAGCTCTACAAAAGTTTGAATTATTAAAAAAGAATGCAGAGCAGGGGCATGCCAACTCACAGTTTCAATTGGC
This window of the Acinetobacter sp. NCu2D-2 genome carries:
- a CDS encoding tRNA threonylcarbamoyladenosine dehydratase, which codes for MTELLQDDEYDRRFAGVAKIYGEDSFSHYEKSHVMVIGIGGVGSWAVEALARTGVGELTMVDMDVVAASNINRQLPAMSTTLGHEKIEVMAERCRAINPRIKINLIDDYLTPENVKEVLAGNPDIILDCIDDVKAKFALMLHCRFNKIPLIVSGGAGGKLDPLKIRVADLSRTEQDPMLAKLRAQLRSKGICKKPKEKFGITCVYSIDNPFSSADVCPSAGLRCGGYGSAVVVTSSFAMVAVSEVLKKLDAKRAKV
- the orn gene encoding oligoribonuclease, coding for MSSTPDTRLIWIDLEMTGLDTDNDQIIEVATIVTDDNLNILAEGPVLAVHQSDRVLNAMDEWNTRQHGQSGLIERVRRSKLTARDAELQTLEFLKKWVNPKASPMCGNSICQDRRFLHRLMPEMEQFFHYRNLDVSSIKELAKRWRPEIMSGLKKNASHLAMDDIRDSIAELKYYREYFFIMNQD
- the rsgA gene encoding ribosome small subunit-dependent GTPase A produces the protein MALIRKRRLTEQQQRRIQKQQKTRQEVIDTSQDLEGLVVQHYGRQLEVQTLSTPEIHPEKPVVTEGEPEPFWKPIELGSVWRCHTRTNLDLLVTGDRVKWQADPNTGLGIITAIHPRKSLLTRPDRYHKVKPVAANVSLIVIVFAPLPEPAPGLIDRYLVACADADIPALLVLNKSDLLKENDPILDLLQEYRDLGYEVIQTQSNGDLSALSERLEHETVAFVGQSGVGKSTLINAIVPNAAQKTNVISENSALGQHTTTSTRLIGFGEDAALIDSPGIREFGLWHLTLDKVQTGFPEIENLLGHCQFRNCTHKHEKQCALRLAAQNGEILQRRLDSYLRLIDEITEAQQKI